The genomic interval ACATGTAAAAGGATTAAACGCGTCGCATCACCACCTTTTTGCCGTTGGCGCGGGTGGCGATGTGAGTGCTGGCATTGACCTCGAAGCCGAGCAGATTTTCATCAAACATCTTTTGCCTTTTGGTGAGATTGTCTCGGAAGAGAGTGGGGTGATCTCCAGCCCCAACGCTCATGCGCGCATTATCCTAGACCCCATTGATGGCAGTGACAATCTTCTCTCCCATCTTCCTTATTATGGTACCTCTATTGCCTATTTTGAAAACGAAAAATGCACGCAAGCGATCATCACCAATTTAGCCAATGGCGATGTTTTTATCAAAGATGAAACGGGTTTACGCCAAGGAAAAATAGGAAAAAAAGACTTTACATTGGTTACATATAACGCCTTTTCAAAGGTAGGAATTTTTGAGCGTTCTTACTGTTCCAAAAAGGCACATGAGAAGCTGCACGACGCTAAAATAAAGTACCGATCCCCAGGCGCTTTTGCCCTCTCTTTAGCCTATGCCCACGATGTTTCCTTTGTGCTGTATGAAGGCGTTATGCGCTCCTACGATGTCGAAGCGGGTCTGTTTATGTGCGAGGATTTACATACCTTTTATGGGGGAGATATTTTCCTCGTAAGCAAAGATAAGGAAATTTTTGATAAAATAAAAAGTTTATTTATAAGTAATTAGCTTTCAAAGAGGATAAAAACCGATGCGATTTGCAGAAATTTTCTCTAAAATCCGAAAAACGCAATCTGCTCCAAGTGAAGCGCCAAGCCACTGGGTCAAATGCACTGCGTGCCAATCTTTAATGTATTACAAAGAGATCGAACAACGTTTTAATGTCTGTCCAAAGTGTGGTTTTCATATGCGTATCTCTGCAAAACAACGAATTGAACAGCTCTGTGATGAGGGAAGTTTTGTTGAGTTTGACACCAATCTCATACCGATAGATCCTCTGAAATTTGTGGATAAAAAATCCTATAAAAAACGTATCGAAGAGGCGCAAGAAAAAACAGGAAAAAACTCATCAGTCATGTGTGGCTCATGCAGCATTGAGGGTGTGCCCGCTCAGATTGTTGTCTTTGACTTCGCCTTTATGGGCGGAAGTTTGGGCTCCGTTGAGGGTGAAAAGATTGTAAGAGCTATCAACCGCGCTATTGCCAACAAAGAGGGCGTGATTATCGTGAGTGCGAGCGGTGGTGCGCGTATGCAAGAGAGCACCTTCTCCTTGCTTCAAATGTCTAAAACATCCGCTGCTTTGACCAAACTCGCTGATGCCAAATTGCCCTACATCTCCATTTTAACCGATCCGACGATGGGTGGAGTCAGTGCGTCTTTTGCCTTTTTGGGCGATATCATCATGGCAGAACCGGGTGCCCTTGTAGGATTTGCAGGTCAGAGGGTTATCAAACAGACCATTGGTGCCGATTTACCAGAAGGGTTCCAAAAAGCGGAGTTTTTATTGGAGCACGGTTTGATTGATATGATCGTAACGCGTACCGATATGAAAAAAGTGGTCGCAGACTTGTTGAATCTTTTAGGTGGGAGTTGCAAAAACGATGCATTTGAGTTAAGACTCAAAGCATGAATGTAAAGATTTTTACGATCGAAAAAAGCAGCGATAAGGCACTCGAGGCGATCGCTGGCGAATACACTAAAATGATTTCTCGCTTTGCCAAAGTCGAAGAGATTAAGATCTTTAATAAGCAAATTGCCTCCGCTCAGATGATCGGAGAAAAAGAAGCGCGAGCTTCTTACACAAAAGCGTACGAATCCCATTTAAAAGGGTACAATGTTGCACTTGATGTGGAAGGGGAACAGCTCAGCAGTGAGCAGTTTAGTACACTTTTCGATCAAGATGTGAGCATTAATTTTTTTATTGGTGGTGCTTTTGGGTTTGAAGAGGGTTTTTTAAGCAAAACTCAAAAGATTATAAGTTTAAGTAGATTAACATATGCGCACAAAATCGCGAAAGTGGTTTTATTTGAGCAGATTTATAGGGGATTGTGTATAAAAAACAACCATCCCTATCATAAATAGTTGATTATAATGCAACGTTATTTCAGGTCAATTTTTTGTAAAGGAAACAAAGGATGAGAGAGCACGAGCTAAAGCATTTCGAGGACATTCTCAAAGAGAGACGCGTCCAAATCAAAAAAAATATCGAAGACTCAATGCGAGAAATCGAAGATCTTAAAGATACCGATGTCGGTGATGAAGCAGATCATGCTTCCGTGAGTACCGATCGTATGATCGAGCAAGCAATTAGTGCACAACAGATGAAAGAGCTCAACGAGATAGAGTTTGCTCTCAACAAAATTCGAAATGGCAGTTATGGCATTTGTGAAATGTGTGAAGAAGATATTGGTTTTCAACGCCTCAAAGTTAAGCCACATGCGCGCTACTGCATTGTGTGCCGTGAGATCATTGAGAAATCAGCAAAAAATAAATAAGTAGGAAAAGCCATGGGAATCAAACGCTATATCCTTGTGACGCTCATTTACATGTTAGCCATTGGACTGTATATCTATAGTTTTAATGGTGAAAGTTATACCCTTGAACTGTTTGGTCTCTCATTAAGCTTGCCTATAGCGTTATGGGTACTTCTCCCTGTATTCTTCTTGGCACTTGGTTCTATCGGGCACTTGGTATTTTATAATTTCAAAGATTTTCTCTACAAAAGAGCGTTGAAAAAAGACAATGAACTGTTTCAAGAGTCTGCTAAAAATCGTATTTTAGGTGAAGAGGTTACCACTTCGTATAAAACCGAGGGATTTAAATTTGCGGGAAAAGTGCTACAAAGTATGCGTTTTGATGCGACACTTCCAACATCGTTTATTGAAGAAGAGGTGGCAAAAGCATGTGCGGTTGCGGTGAGTGTGACAAACGGAAATTACGAAGATCTAAAAAAATATAAGCTTTCTAAAACCAATCCTCTTGTGATTCAAAATAGTATCAATCGTCTTAAAATTGAGCCTCGCTTTGCACTTGAGGTGCTTAAAAATTGTAAAGAACTTAACAGTGAATTGTGCAAAAAAGCGTATGAAGCATTGCTTGATTTTGCAAGTTTTAATGAAATTAAACGGTATGATTTTCCCACCGATAAAGATGCCTTTACCCATATGATGAAACGCTACTTAGACGCGGATGATAGTTTTGAGATGGATATTAAATCAATTGAAGATATGCTAGAGCAGTTTAAAGCCGATAGGGCTGATTACCTAGAGCTTGCACGCGAAATGAAGATGAAATTAACACCGGACGCTTTGATTGCACTCTTTGAAAAACTTTACAACTCCAAAGGTACCGTTGCGACGGATGCTTATTTGTATGTACTTTATGATCTTCAAATGATTGATAAAATTCGTGAACTTCTCCTCAATTCTGATGGTGAAGAGTTTGTTAAATTTAAAACCATTATGTTCTTACGCGACCATGGTAAAAGTATTGACATCGAAAAATTCTTGCACGCATGACTTCCGAGATAGACTTTAGTAAGGGCATTTTAGCCCTTGCACCTCTTGCTGGCTTTACCGACCTTCCTTTTCGTAGCGTTGTTAAAAAATTTGGTGCCGATGTCACCTTTTCTGAGATGATCAGCGCGAATGCGCTGCGTTATGGATCTGAAAAAACCTTTAAGATGATCACCAAATCCCCACGAGAGACGCCCTACATTGTTCAGATTGCAGGATCAGACTTAGTCTCAATTAAAGAGGCAGTGCTGGCTTTAAATGACATTGAAGGCATTGATGGGATCGATCTTAATTGTGGTTGTCCTGTGCCTAAAATTATCTCCCAAGAGGCAGGCTCTTCACTGCTTCTCAATCTTCCGCACATGCAAAAAATTATTGAGACGATTAAGACGCATTCAAACAAACGTTACACCAGTGCTAAAGTGCGCCTGGGCTTTACGACCAAGATTCCTGAAGAGATTGCACAAGCGTGTGAGAGTGCAGGGGTTGATTTTATGAGCATGCACGGCAGGACGCGTTCAGGAGCGTATAAAGCCGAAGTCGACTACCAAGCGATTGCAAGAGCACGCGCGTCTGTGAAGATTCCTCTGATTGCCAATGGTGACATCACCAGCTATGAAAAAGCCTTACATGTAAAAGAGCTCACAGGGTGCAATAGCTTGATGATTGGGCGAGGAGCGGTGGGAAATCCGTGGATTTTTTACCAGATCAAAAATGAGCTCGTACACGTTGAAAAAACCAAAATTTTAGAAATTGTCTTAGAGCATTACGATGCAATGGTCGATTTTTACGGTCAAAAAGGGATTTCGATTTTTCGTAAACATCTGCACACCTATTCCAAAGGGTTTCGCGAAGCGTCTGAATTTAGAGATAAAATTAATCGTATTGAAGATGGAGTGCTGATGAGAGAAGCTATTTTAACTTTTTTCGCTCAATAGCCGTCATCAAAGCCTTGTGCTTTGTGTTTATCTTTTTTATAATTACCTCGATACTTCTCTTTCTCCAGTAAATTAGCCTCTTTTAAAAGACGTTTGTGCGTCTCTTCCGTGTCTATTTCTTCTAAGTTCACAATGCTATTGGCGACCAAATTGGCGTAATTTTCCAGTCCATTCGTATAGGTTGAATCGAGTCGGATGGGTTCGACTTTTCTGAGTGTCTTAAGCCCTTTTTCGGCACGTTTGACAAACAAAATAAAATCAAAATTTTCATTTTTAAGCGCACTCACGCAACTGCCTAAAAAGCGCTCCAAGGATCGGATGTATTTAACGCGAGCGTCTTTGTCGTTGATATTCATGGCATACTCACGATGTTAAGATAGTGTAAAAGGTTGCTGATAAGGATAAAAAAAGGTATAAAAACCAAAGAGGTGAAAAAGACCAAGAGAGTCACATCTAAGGGCTTGCACTCATACAACGCGGCTAAATTGACGTTCGTGACCGCCAATGGTACAATCAGCTCAATAAAAATCAGGGTCGCGACCATCGGCTCCAAATCAAGCAAACCATAGAGAATCCAACCGGCAATCAATGGTGTGATGACAAACTTAATAACGCTTACATGTAAAAGAAGTTTCGTGTTGATACTGCGAAGTTTGATGTTGTAAAGGTACATACCAAAAATGACCAATTGAATGACCATCGTACAATACGCTCCCATCTCTAAAGGAATAAGCATCGCAGGATGCAGGTGGATCTCAAAAATGTTCATTAAAAGGGCTAAGGAAGCAAACCAGATCACAGGTAATTTGATGATGTTAAAGAGAGATTGTTTGATGCTAAAATTGCCTCTGGAGTAGAAGAAGACGCCAAGGGTATAGACGATAAACACATTGGTGATGTTGATCATGCTCATGTACAAAATAGATGCATCTCCAAAAAGTGCAATGCCCAGAGGAATACCCAGATTGCCTGTATTGCCAATGATTACACAGATGGTGATGATGGATTTTTCTTTAATGTCCTCTTTGAAAAAGATAAAAGCAATGAGAGAGCTTATCAGCACGCAGATTAGCGAAATCGTTAGGTACCAAAAGGGTGCTTCGAGGAGTGAAAACTCAATCGGACGGCTGGAGAGTCCCCAAAATGAGAGCATGGGTTGTAAAAAATAGATGGAGAGAAGGATCATCCCTTTTTCATTCATCTCCTCTTTGAGCATCCGCTTTGCCATAAATCCTAGAAAGATGAAGGCGTAGATAGACAAGATGGAGATAGCGATGGTCATAAGGTTTTAACGGAGCTCATCTATAGGGGTGTAATCTGCGGAAGCCTTGTTTTTATAGGTGCTGAGTTTATTGTCTTGAAGCTTAAGGTAGTCATCCAAACGTCTGCGATTTTCCTCAAAAACCTTTTCAAAATCGGTGTCATCTTTGACTTCGCCATTTTGAAATTTCTCTAAAAGAACGTTGGAATTTCCTGTCATCACGAGGTATTTGATGGTGCCATACTCAAAAAGTACCACACTGTTTTGGTTATCGATCTGTTTTTTATGCAACAGCGTCACCTCTTGTTGTGTGCCTGTTTTTGGGTTGAAAAGCCATGATTTCCCGCCCTTTTGAGCAGCAGCATTGGATGGTTTGATCGTTTGAATCGCCAGTCGTTTTTTAATCCAAAACATCACGAGCACCAAGAAGAGTAAAATAGCAATCACAATAATATAGCGCGTGTCGATCAGATCAACAGAAGAGGAAGGCACGGTTGGAAGGGATGAACTCACCGCTTCTGAGGAGCTTTGTGTCGGTGCTTGCATCACACTACTGCGAATGCGAAGCCCAAAACCATCAACGGTTTTTGAGGCAATGACACTTACTTTTTTATCGCTTTTCAGCACCACTTTAAGGGTATTGTTTTTTTCAGGGATGATGGTCAGTTCTTGAATGATGTTGGAGTTAATGCTCTTCTCGATCATCTTGTCATACCCAAGATCGTTAATCGTAAGCGTAATAGACGTTGCATCATTTTTTTGAGAGATACTGCCTTCATGGGGGGCATCAAACGAGAGCATCACATCAACGCGATCACTTCGCTCGTAGACATTGTAGGTCAATAAATTAGACGCATTTACCCATGAAAGTAACACGAGGAGTGCGACAAAAAGTCTCATACGTTCTCTTTTTTAAAGTATTGGATGACGGTTTTGGAGTCTAGGATTTCATTGATACGGATCGCGAGGTTTTTCTCATACACCATCACCTCTCCTTTACCAAAGATTTTGTTGTTGATGTAGAGTTCAACACTTTCACCTGCAGGTTTTTCAAGGTCGATGACGGAACCTTTTTCGAGTTTTAAAAGTTTTTGAATCGTAATATTGGTCGTGCCAAGCTCTGCCACAAAATCGACATTAATATCTAAAAGATTTTCAAATCCCGAGAGAAGTTTGCGTGCGACATACTCTTGATCGACTGCGTCCAATGCTATTCCTTTACAGATGTGTTCACCTAACAAAGCAAAAACTCTTCCAAACCTTGGTGTATAGGTTTATTATAGTTTATTTTGTTTAAATTGTTTATTAAGCTAGATTTTAGTGGTATGATGTTTGGTATAGCTTTTGCATAGACCCTATCTAAACGCAAAGGAGCGATGATGTTTAAAACGACACCCAATCAGGTCATTTTCTACGAAAAAACAGGCTGTAGTGGGAACGCTCGTCAAAAAGCGCTTCTTAAAGAACACGGTGTCATATTTGAAGTGCGAAGCCTTTTGGACACACGCTGGGATGTGCAAACATTGAACGCATTTTTTGAAGGACTAAGCCTCAAAGAGATGCTCAACCCTTTTGCTCCACAGCTTAAAGATGGGACGTTTAAAGTGGACGATTACACCAAGGAAAGTCTTATCGAAAAAATGGTGCAAGAGCCCATTTTGATCCGTCGTCCGCTGATGCAAATTGGTACTGTAAAGCTCTGTGGTTTCGACATTCCAAAGCTTAATTCCCTTTTACATGTAAAGATGCCAATTCCCCAAAATATCAACGCCTGTTTAAGCAGTGACGCATGCAACAATGCTTAGAATATATCTGTCGCGAGTTTGAAAAGGTCAAGGACTATCTGCATGCGCCCACACCTGCCAAAGAGCTGATCATCAACAATCTTTTTGCCAATTTTATGGACTGTTTTTCGGAGTATCCGTTTGAAAAAAAGCGCTACCCCAAAGAGTTTTTACACAGTGCCAATCTCTACAATGCAGGCGATGTGGTGATGCTCAAACGCTTTGAGGACATTGGGATGCGCTATTTACTGCTGAGTGATTTTTACGATTATGTCAAAATCACCCATTTGTATCACAAAGTCTAATCTTCCTTCAAACTTGCCAGTTTGGCACAGAGCTTTTGCGTCACTTTTT from Sulfurospirillum multivorans DSM 12446 carries:
- a CDS encoding inositol monophosphatase family protein, coding for MSFLNTAINANEELFELLHVKGLNASHHHLFAVGAGGDVSAGIDLEAEQIFIKHLLPFGEIVSEESGVISSPNAHARIILDPIDGSDNLLSHLPYYGTSIAYFENEKCTQAIITNLANGDVFIKDETGLRQGKIGKKDFTLVTYNAFSKVGIFERSYCSKKAHEKLHDAKIKYRSPGAFALSLAYAHDVSFVLYEGVMRSYDVEAGLFMCEDLHTFYGGDIFLVSKDKEIFDKIKSLFISN
- the accD gene encoding acetyl-CoA carboxylase, carboxyltransferase subunit beta, with product MRFAEIFSKIRKTQSAPSEAPSHWVKCTACQSLMYYKEIEQRFNVCPKCGFHMRISAKQRIEQLCDEGSFVEFDTNLIPIDPLKFVDKKSYKKRIEEAQEKTGKNSSVMCGSCSIEGVPAQIVVFDFAFMGGSLGSVEGEKIVRAINRAIANKEGVIIVSASGGARMQESTFSLLQMSKTSAALTKLADAKLPYISILTDPTMGGVSASFAFLGDIIMAEPGALVGFAGQRVIKQTIGADLPEGFQKAEFLLEHGLIDMIVTRTDMKKVVADLLNLLGGSCKNDAFELRLKA
- a CDS encoding 23S rRNA (pseudouridine(1915)-N(3))-methyltransferase RlmH, whose amino-acid sequence is MNVKIFTIEKSSDKALEAIAGEYTKMISRFAKVEEIKIFNKQIASAQMIGEKEARASYTKAYESHLKGYNVALDVEGEQLSSEQFSTLFDQDVSINFFIGGAFGFEEGFLSKTQKIISLSRLTYAHKIAKVVLFEQIYRGLCIKNNHPYHK
- the dksA gene encoding RNA polymerase-binding protein DksA, whose translation is MREHELKHFEDILKERRVQIKKNIEDSMREIEDLKDTDVGDEADHASVSTDRMIEQAISAQQMKELNEIEFALNKIRNGSYGICEMCEEDIGFQRLKVKPHARYCIVCREIIEKSAKNK
- a CDS encoding tRNA dihydrouridine synthase, whose protein sequence is MTSEIDFSKGILALAPLAGFTDLPFRSVVKKFGADVTFSEMISANALRYGSEKTFKMITKSPRETPYIVQIAGSDLVSIKEAVLALNDIEGIDGIDLNCGCPVPKIISQEAGSSLLLNLPHMQKIIETIKTHSNKRYTSAKVRLGFTTKIPEEIAQACESAGVDFMSMHGRTRSGAYKAEVDYQAIARARASVKIPLIANGDITSYEKALHVKELTGCNSLMIGRGAVGNPWIFYQIKNELVHVEKTKILEIVLEHYDAMVDFYGQKGISIFRKHLHTYSKGFREASEFRDKINRIEDGVLMREAILTFFAQ
- a CDS encoding AEC family transporter, which codes for MAKRMLKEEMNEKGMILLSIYFLQPMLSFWGLSSRPIEFSLLEAPFWYLTISLICVLISSLIAFIFFKEDIKEKSIITICVIIGNTGNLGIPLGIALFGDASILYMSMINITNVFIVYTLGVFFYSRGNFSIKQSLFNIIKLPVIWFASLALLMNIFEIHLHPAMLIPLEMGAYCTMVIQLVIFGMYLYNIKLRSINTKLLLHVSVIKFVITPLIAGWILYGLLDLEPMVATLIFIELIVPLAVTNVNLAALYECKPLDVTLLVFFTSLVFIPFFILISNLLHYLNIVSMP
- the fliN gene encoding flagellar motor switch protein FliN, with the protein product MDAVDQEYVARKLLSGFENLLDINVDFVAELGTTNITIQKLLKLEKGSVIDLEKPAGESVELYINNKIFGKGEVMVYEKNLAIRINEILDSKTVIQYFKKENV
- a CDS encoding ArsC/Spx/MgsR family protein; translation: MMFKTTPNQVIFYEKTGCSGNARQKALLKEHGVIFEVRSLLDTRWDVQTLNAFFEGLSLKEMLNPFAPQLKDGTFKVDDYTKESLIEKMVQEPILIRRPLMQIGTVKLCGFDIPKLNSLLHVKMPIPQNINACLSSDACNNA